The sequence gcaagaacgacccgcagacgaggtgagtggcaagcttcttttattagTAATGGTGGCCGccccgcaccaagcacttacagcagtatttatacacgaagttcacccgttctcgcccccctatttggccaatcataacACTGTGCACGcagtgtccttgtggacccttatgtaaccatacaggactctattgttctctagcggtgatcatgcgtttatctcttggctcctggtgctgtgtgcgtcagccacgagcgcacccacatcctcctaaaccaatcattctcatatcctcaatctacaggcactgccgtctacgtgactccttgcatctgctggatggctctccacaatCTAATTCCAGAACTTCCTCTTCATCCTCAAAAGAAGCTCCAAGCTCATTAGCAGTTGCTGTTACTTTCCCTTCTCACCCCAGCTCCAGGGGGCTggaccattttacattttcacccgCATTGTGTGAGGGTTCCTGGtccacagccttgccaacatttgttattatccTTGTTTTTGGTTATAGCCATGTCATtgggtgtgaagtggtgtctcattgtggtatcggatttgatttatatttcctcaGTGATTAGAGATGTTAAACAtcattttatgtactttttggCCATTGGtatatatttggagaaatgtccattcaaaattttttgattatttttaaaaacagctttatttagATGTAATTCATAtatcatttaaagtatacagtccagtggcttttagtatattcacagaattgtacaACCATAACTGTAGTCacttttagaatatttctatcacctCAAGAAGAAACCCTCTATTTAGCTATTACTCCCCTATGTCTGTTATTCTCTTTCCCCTCCACCttccttcacccccaccccaagaaacCAGATAGTTTCCCAagaaatttggttttgtttatctCTCATTTTCAATGTGGTGTGTTTCTGAAACTATCACTGTTTCCTCTGTGATCAATTTGCAGCAGTTTGTGGACTACTGCTCCTGCCTAGTAGCATGAATATTGGACATTGAACAAAGCTTGGGGGAATGTGGTGTACGTTTTAAGGGCAGTGGGAGGAAGTTAGACTTGACAGTATGACGAGGTTATTCCAGTCCCGGATAACCAGATTCTCAGTGTTTTCTGTGCTGGGCTATCTTTCGGCGTTGCACAAGTGTAATACTTCTTTAATGGTCGTTCTTGACACAGATACGTCTTGATTGACACACCTGGACAGATTGAGGTGTTCACATGGTCAGCTTCTGGGACAATCATCACTGAGGCTCTGGTGAGTATTGTAGGACTGGTTACTGGGAGTAACTAGAGAGCTAGACTATagttaagcatctttttattGCATGGGACCTTGTATGAGAGGGAGTGTGGCAGCTCTGTATACCCTGCCTAAGGCGGTTCTCCCTTGGTAAGGAAGGTGGGAAAAGAGTTTGGGTATAGCTAATGAGCCCTTTGACTAAGGCTGTGATTATTTTGTGGCTTTAGGCATCCTCATTTCCAACAGTTGTCATTTATGTAATGGACACATCAAGAAGTACCAACCCAGTGACCTTCATGTCCAATATGCTGTATGCCTGCAGGTAATTAATTGCTGGTAGGCATGCAGTTACGTCCAGGGAGGAggcctcttcttttctcttttgtatttgaATCCCGAGTACTTACTAACTTGGATTTGTGCTCATTCAGATGTGGCCCTCAGTTTAGTAGTTGTGAGCTGGGGAGaggtgagaagagaaaaggggcaTATGTGTTGGCATTCTCGGAGCAGCTTCTCGCCTTCCTCCCTTGCTTATTACAGAAACGGGTGGTGTACGAATATGAGCCTTTGGTATTTGCTCCCAGATGAATGAAACAAGTCTAAATAGAACAGAGCGCTCTGGTCTAAATGCTCCTTTTCTGTGTTATGACATGTAGAGTTAAATTATGAGAGATTATCAATACAGAGATTTATCTGTAATTCCACAAAGCACAAGTTTGCCCAACTTGGTGTCATTAGGGACAGAAGGACCATGCCTCACTAGGGTATGTGAGTGCAGAAGACATAGGAGCAAGGCAAACTATTATTCAGTCTGAGAGAACTCGTTGTGGGGAAGGTACACAAAAGCCATTACCATCATTTGTGCCTTCTGATATGACTAGGGCTATCCCTTCTTGTTAGATGCAAGAAATCCTAGTCCACATAAAAATCTGAGGACTGATGGcattttttgtttccatatttattgtttaaaagaCAATTATTGGGTAAAAACaaccctaccaaaaaaaaaaaaaaaaaaccaacaaaaccccccaaaaaacatatGCAGAAAACAAGATAAGTATTAAAGCattattatttcaagaaaaagcaagcatgtgtgtgtgtgttgtttgctGGATGGTAATGGTGGTTTTTCCTCTTGGGAGAGAAGAATGAAGGCATGTGAGAATGGATACCCATAAGCAGAGTCTGAACCCATTCCGCTTGTGTTTACTCGGTTACAGTATATTGACACCGGGCTAGCAAGAGCTtaagtgtttttattaaaaatgtcttgatttttaattttcagcattttgTACAAAACCAAGCTGCCTTTCATTGTGGTTATGAATAAAGTAAGTGGATCCTTCCTTTTGTggttcagtatttctttttcatcagAACCTTGGGTTACTGGAAGGTTTGGGTAGGTGAGGATTTTCACAAGTCGGAGAACAGATTCAAACTTATCTGAAACAAAGTCATGAGCACTTGTAGGAAAAAGATTCAATCagattaaatgaatatttatcacTGGCTCTCATCAATGTAATTTTAAACTAGATAGAGTAGCCCCTCAACTGTAGTGTATAGATTATCCCTCAGAATTGCAACTGTGTATATGGAGGAGGGGCTGCTAGTTTATTAGCAGTCTCAGTTAAAACCGAAAACTTCACTGTTGTTGGGTTGGCAGCTGGGATTTGAGACATGACTTCAGAGCCTAGAATGTGCTGGCATCTACTGTTGCCATGGTCACTTGGCAGTGGATAGTGAAGGGTCTGCTTCGACCAAGAGAACACATACCTTCTTTTCATTGTATACAATAGTCTTGGCCCTTTATGGTTTGTTGtagtggaggagggaaggggtgaaGTGGAggcaaaaatatatgaataattgCTTTGTTGTTGCTGCTTGATTAAAATTTTTTCGATGTTTGCTATCTAAGCATAATTCCGGGTGCTGATAGTTGACTTCTCTCTGGTACAGACTGACATCATTGACCACAGCTTTGCAGTGGAATGGATGCAAGATTTTGAGGCTTTCCAAGATGCCTTGAATCAAGAGACTACATACGTCAGTAACCTGACTCGTTCAATGAGCCTGGTGTTGGATGAGTTTTACAGTTCACTTAGGGTAAACTTTCTCCTCTGCTTATACTGACAGTCCCTTCAGACGACCTCTTAACCCATAGGGCCGGCTTTGAACCTATGTTAGAAAGAAGTTCGttaccttattaaaaaaaaaggcatttaagcattatttattaaaaattggagttttgtggtttttttttcattcttttgcatgttgctggcCAGTTTTAAAACTGTAGGTTTAAGAGATaaatagaggtgcctggctggctcagtcagtagagcatatggctggctcttaatcttggggttgtgagttcgagcctcacgTTAGGCACggagattacttgaaaaaaaaaagagataaggtAAAAACCCTACCTTCAGAATTTATGGTttagggcgccagggtggctcagtgggttaagccgctgccttcggctcaggtcatgatctcagggtcctgggatcgagtcccgcatcgggctctctgctcagcagggagcctgcttcctcctctctctctctctgcctgcctctctgcctacttgtgatctcttttattttaaataaaatcttaaaaaaaaaaaaaaagaatttatggttTAGTTTGAAGAGAGGGCTACATACAGAATTGAAACATGATATATTGTGATAAGAACCTTGTGAAGATTGGTGGTTGGGCCTGCGCTGGTAAGGGGCAGATCACTCTTAAAATGAGGGATTTTGGAGGATATAGCATTAGAGGTATGCTTTGGAGGAAGGCTacgatttgttttttttatttttcttttaaggattctatttatttttgtgtatgtgtgtgcgcgcggAGGAGAGAGTGTGCGCATGAGtcagggagagaggtagagggagaagcaggttccccgctgtgcagggagcccaatgcaggatcctgtcccaggaccttggtttcacaacctgagctgaaggcagacgcttaactgactgagccacccaggctcccaggaagGGTACGATTTATATAAGTAAAAGTACATCGGGGTGTCAGGGAGGATGGTAATTGGCCAAGCAAAGGCATTGCAATACTGATTTTTGTAGAGAACAGACAGTGGTTGTATTGGCAGGAAATAGATAGGAAGTCTTGCTATGTGTTTCTCCTCCTTCTGTTTTTTCTAGTCCTCTCTTTTCCATATACATCTTTCCATGGCTCTTGAGTATAtgtgctgttttttgttttgttttagcttcaCTCTTTGCCAGAGACTTCTTGAAGTATCTAAACAGCTTTTAGGAagattttattatgattatttgaaCAAAGTAACATACACTATGTGAAAATATTGTTTCCTCAGTGGCATTGATGCTTTTGACAGGTGGTGGGTGTGTCTGCTGTTCTGGGTACAGGCTTAGATGAACTCTTCGTGCAAGTCACCAGTGCTGCAGAAGAATATGAAAGGTGAGGATAAAGGAAAATCCTGTTGATGACATTTTTAGTAACCTGTAATCTGATATGATAGCAGTTTTGCCAGCAAAGCGTTTTGGTTCTCATAGTCTAGGTATTATTTTTGCCATATGTATGTGTGCTGGATCTGTACGTGTACACTTAGGGATAACCAGTCCccattaactattttttaaaaataggagtaTAAAACCTTCTCCGTAttgaatgatttttattattattattttttaagatcttatttatttgacagacagagatcacaagtaagcagagaggcaggcagagggtgcgggcaggctccttgctgaccagagagccctacgcggggcccgatcccaggaccctgggaccatgacccgagccaaaggcagaggctcaacccactaaaccacccaggccaaaggcagaggctcaacccactaagccacccaggcgcccctgtattgaATGATTAAGAGCAGGAGTCTTCAGACTTTCTTTTGGTAaaaagccagatagtaaatattttaggcttttgtGGGCCATAGAATCTTTGTTGCCACTGCTCACCTGTCATTGTGGGGCAAAAGCATCCATAAACAATTTGCAAACGAATGGGCACGGCTGTTCCagtaaaactatttataaaaataagcatgaTTTGGCCTCTTTGCCACATTGGCTGACCTTGGATTAAGATCatagactttggagtcagacagccaTGAGTTGGATTTCTGCTTTCTCCACTGAGTAAATGAGTGGCCTTAGcaagtttttgtcatttgtaggTCAGGGATAATAGCGTTTATTGTTAAGGTTGTTGGGAGcattatttgagaaaatatatcCAAGCATCTAGCACAGTTGCTGACACCGAGCAAGCACACTTCATGATAAATGGTGGTTATTACTATTTTCATGGTTAACACTGGAATTCTGTTTACTTACACGAAAGTGTAATCAGAGCACTTTTCTTGGACTGATGCCATGATAATTGGCTGCTTACTGGCATGTTTCTTAGCAAGATTCTAACAACCACGTGGTGGTTTTTAGAcacattattttgattttgattcatCAGACAAAGGGTCTTTCTGTGTGTGACCAAAGTCTCAGGATAGACCCTTCTGTATCCTTTTGTTACTGCCCAGATAAACCACATAATTACATATTGTGCTTCCTGAGCCCATCAGTCctccttttcttaatttatttgatagagagagagggagagagtgtgcctgtgcacaagcagggggaggggcaaagggagaggaaaaagcaggctccctgctaaacagggagcctgacagggagcttaatcccaggaccctgggatcatgacctgagctgaaggcagatacttaacagactgagccacccaggcaccccaggcctcACTTCTTTTATTCATCTCAGTTTTATCCAAACAAATGCTGAGCTCATGAATTATGGGCTCCACAGAGTTAATCTTTCCTGGCCTGCAGTCTTTTGTCTCTGCTGGTTTCAGGGTGGGGACAAGCACCTTGACTTCTAATTGCACAGGGATAGAATCTCAGTGATTAAGTCTTGTTACATATAATGTTCGGTGAAGTAAGGTCTTCTGTTATTGTCAGGGAACTAGGAAAATAGAAGTGGTGTGGGGGCAGGCAGGACAGATTATAAACAAAGGAATTTAGAAAGTGTTTTCTCTTTCCAGGGAGTATCGTCCTGAATATGAACGTCTGAAGAAGTCACTGGTAAGATAGGCTATTTATATTATAAGATAGACTGTTGTATTTGGGGCCACTGAAAAACAACTTCAAACCATGCACTAATCCTCCTGCCATAAATGCTTTTGTTTTGGCTATCAGTGTAGTAGATGTTTGTTACTTAAGCTAGTAAATCTGTGTGTTTCCTAGATGCAGCAGGGccccttaattatttttcttctctttatttaaatcttttacaGTCTGATTTTTCTTATTACATTTGCTAAGCACTTCTTGGGCCCCACCCAACTCCTACTCCCAAGGCTCATTTAAGGACTGGTTAtggaatttcaagaaaaaagaagtggttCACAGTGCTTATTCCAAATAATCCCTTGGCCTGCCCTCATCAGCTGCATTGGGCCCCTTACCACTGCTATGTCTGCTTGAGGGTTTTTTTGATGTGTTCTCATGTCCAGTTTCCAAAACCTATCATTCTGTCTCCAGAGCCCTCTAGGCTGAGCTTGTGCTCCTCTGGGCCCACACCGCTTGGCGTTTCTGTATCTGTCATCTTTTACCTGCCCCAGTGTCTAAATAGTCCCTAGTATATCCCTCTGTTCAGGTGGCTTTTGTCATCATCTCTGTTAGAAGTCTGGCGTCTAACTtggggctccttttttttttttttaagattttattttatatattttggagagagagtgagttatttggagagagagagagaggatggagggagagagggaatcttgggcaggctccacactcagcaaccctgacgtcatgacctgagccaaaatcaagagttggatgcttaactgactgagccacccaggtgcccctagaactcCTTCTTTAACAtggagatatttttttctgtatgtacaGGCCAGTGCACAGAGCCAGCAGCAGAAGGAACAGCTGGAGCGCCTTCGGAAGGATATGGGCTCTGTAGCCTTGGACACAGGGACTGCCGCAGGTATTGGAGGGTTTCTTGGAGTTAGGAACTAAAAGGAGGATATGCTcacttccactgagcaggaagatgCTTAagtttaagagagagaaaaggataaagatAATGTGGTGTTTTGAGATGGATCgatacacttttttttatttgtgatttgGAAAGGTAAACTTCTAAAAGTTGTATATAATTACCATTCTGAGTTCTTCCTCTTCGGGTAGTTTTTGCTTTACTTCGGCAAGAcacttaatattctctcttttcttaaatacttcaaaaaattttaaagttagttaacatacagcatattGTTAGGTTCAGGGTACAGTTTAGTGATATATCAGTTGCGTATAATACCCAGCACTCACTACATCATGtcccctccttaacacccatcacccgatcaccccatcctcccatctacagttttcttaaatactttttaCCCTCTACTCCctgcccttttcttttcctgtttattttgaCCTACTTCccgatttacagaaaaattgtttGGCTAGTTTAAGAATTACTATATACCATTCAACCAGATTTGCAAAATGTTAACGTTCTACCACATTTActtgattctttctcttcttctcattATGTATGACTATATGTATAAgcctataaatgtatttataaacaaaatatatattatatatatattcctgttTTCAATATCGTTTAAGAGTAAGATATAAGACTTAAATATTCTCTTTGAATACTTGagtgtgtatttcctaaaaacaaggaTATTTTATATAAGCTCATTACTAAACAGTTAGGAAATTAACTCTGATCCTGTTGTCTGATGTGTTCCTTATTTAGATCTAGCTATTTGCCCTGTGTAGCGGGAGAAAATCCTGGATCtgcattgcatttagttgtctcagctcctttaatctggaatggttcctccatttttctttgtattcatggCAGTGACAATTTTGAAGTGTAGGCAACAGATATTTTATAGGATGTTCCTCAGTTTGGGTCTGGCTGGTATTCCCTCGGGACTCTGTTCAGGTGGCTTCTTATTGGCAGGACTTCACAGAAGTGAAGCTGTGATTTTTCCCATGCACGACATCCAGAGGCCCACCATGTAGATTTGTCCCGTCATTGGAGATTTTACTTTTGATCACTTGCTTAAAGTGGTATCTGCCAGGTTTTTCATTGTAaagttatttttccctttataataAGTATTTTGTTGGATGATGCTTTGAGACCATATGAATAtccttttaattttcacatttaccCACTAGTTTTAGTATCTATTAATGTAATAGGGGTAGTATCCATTTTTGTGTGATGCctgttagaaatattttctctctgtcgCTTGTTTTTTGACTTTGTCCATGGTATTATTTTGCCaggtgaaagtttttttttttttttttttattcgacagagagagagagatcacaagtaggcaaagaggcaggcagagagagaggggggaggaagcaggctccctgctgagcagagagcctgatgtggggctcgatcccagaaccctgggatcatgacctgagccaaaggcagaggctttaacccactgagctacccaggcgccccgtgtttttgttttgttttgatctaGGCAAATTTACTTCCCATTTTTACTACCTCTGGATTTTGAGTCATAATTGGGAATCCCTTACCTATACTGTGTTAAAGAGGAATTCACTCATGTTTTA comes from Mustela nigripes isolate SB6536 chromosome 7, MUSNIG.SB6536, whole genome shotgun sequence and encodes:
- the GPN1 gene encoding GPN-loop GTPase 1 — its product is MATPAETADSQASGGPRPPVCLLVLGMAGSGKTTFVQRLTGHLHSQGSPPYVINLDPAVHEVPFPANIDIRDTVKYKEVMKQYGLGPNGGIVTSLNLFATRFDQVMKFIEKAQNMSKYVLIDTPGQIEVFTWSASGTIITEALASSFPTVVIYVMDTSRSTNPVTFMSNMLYACSILYKTKLPFIVVMNKTDIIDHSFAVEWMQDFEAFQDALNQETTYVSNLTRSMSLVLDEFYSSLRVVGVSAVLGTGLDELFVQVTSAAEEYEREYRPEYERLKKSLASAQSQQQKEQLERLRKDMGSVALDTGTAADSLSPALDASDLILTRGTLDEEDEEADSDTDDIDHRVTEESREEPAFQNFMQESMAQYWKRNNK